One Lycium ferocissimum isolate CSIRO_LF1 unplaced genomic scaffold, AGI_CSIRO_Lferr_CH_V1 ctg9109, whole genome shotgun sequence genomic window, AATATCACCGCTTTTAGATAATTTGAATTTTCTCATTATTTACACTATGTGCATTTTCTTTCCTCAGAGACTGCTGACAGATGAATCTCCGCGGTTACGGAGTGCTTTACGTTACACAATACATGGGAAATCGTTTGATGCTGAAAGATTCATAGATGTTATGCAAGCATTTGAGAATTTCATAACTGCAGCTAAGAGTGGAGGTGGGGAGAGTTTGAATGGGAGAATGGCAGAGCTTGGCATTATGCAAAGTCAAACAAATAGCATAATTCCTTTTCCTTCTTCAAGTGCTTATCAAACAGAGCAGCCAATTCAAACAAGAGCAGCATTAGCATTTCTGCTCTCTGATAAAGGGAATTTTTTCTGCGAATTCCCTTTGGATGAGGTACGTCTACTTGACCACTAAGTTAGCTCTGTGGGAAAAATTGCGGAGATGAATATATAATTATCAGATATGTTTTTTAATTTGAAGCCCGTAATCACTCAAACTTTGTGAACTACTCCTATAATTTATCAAGGTTTGATTCATTTTAAGACCACTTGTTCTGCCATACATTTCTGTCTAAATACACACAGGAAATGGACTATGCAAACTCATTTGAAGGCCATCAACAAGTAAAACTTGAAGCTCTTGGAAAAAATCCTCTTATGCACATGAAAATACTTTTTGGTTGACATGTGTTTATTACTTCTATTTGAGTGGGACAACTGCTTCCCActtctatttccttttctattttccacacttttctattcttttttcaCATTTGTGATTGACTTTCAGTTTCCACTCCCATTCTTCCTCTCATGTGGACTGTTAATATGGCCTGTCTACCAAATGGTGTCTTAATGTTTTggtattttaattttagttatCTATCAAAATTTATGACTCATTAGCCATTCTTCTTTGTTTGTCATTTTTGTTGCAGCTCGTGGTTCAAATGCTAATTCAGATTCACATGTAGATTTATATCCAGATGATTTTAGATTTGTAAAGAAGTCAAAGTATGTTGATGAAGAAAGGGAAGAGCATTCGAAAAAGCTGAAGGAGAATAGCAGCTCAATATTAAAGAAGTTGATGAGTTCATATTGTCAACAACTGAGGTTTGCTTAATTTTGCTTCAAGTTCTTGGTCAGATGTTTGGTTTGTCATCGGAAAAATTGTGAATGCTAACTATGCTTTTTGCACTGTGCTAAAGGTCAATTTTGAGCCTGGTAGAAATAAATTGACTACCAAGTTGATGTGAGTGACACCTTGAGTTTGTTAATGTAATCAGGCAATCAGTGCCTTCTTGTGGTTATGATTTAAGACAGATAGATATCAAATGATCCATCGTTAAAGTCTGGTTGACATCTCTTTTGCAGACTCTTGGTTTATCTTTATTGTTTTGCAGACTCTTGGTTTATCTTTATTCTTGGTTATGAATTAATGGTACGGAGATCTAGGATCATGGTATTTTTACATTGTTTCAAGGAGCATTCAATTGGCTGCTTGCAAGTGGTGCGCTCATGATTTTGGTTTGTTTAGATACTATATAATTTCTGCTAATTCTATAGTCTCTCTCTTTGTGTATGCTACATCTGTTTCTTTAAGTATGTCAtaaattattctaatttttcgCTAATAAGTACCTTGTCTGCAAGCAGGTGCTCTCATGTCTCTCCTTTTGTTCGAGTAGCAAGCTCTGAAATTCTTAATGATTTTACTGAGATTGATTTTTTTATCGACTATCTcaagttttctttttaatatctaaattatTGTATTCTCTCTAATATATGTAATGTAAGAAGTTGCCTTAATATGCTACTAATATTGCCACGCAAGTGTTATTACACTGTTGATCTCCTTCCATATCATGATGCAAAGATAAGATCAACATAATCTCACGCCATAATTATAGAGAAATCTAGCAAATAATTGACTTCACTAAttgctttctttccttttccacCTATTTGTTATATAGCCTTTTCTCTTATTTATGTAGTCTTAAAGTGTCTGCAGACTGTAGGTATTTGAGGTGGCTTCTATCTGCTTGATCCAGATTACTGAAGATTTGCATTACATCTGAGAAATGGAGGAGTTTGTAATTGTCACCTCTTGGCTCATCTCAACAAGTAACTTGAGAGGCGGTGCGTAACTAAAAGGGACATGGTATGACAAATTAGAAAATGTAAAACATATGACAAATTAGAAAATGTAAAACATGTACGTATATTTCGTTTGCTCATCTTAATTAGGCTATCAATGGCTTCTTGGATTATTTTTCACAAACTACTCATTGAAGGTTTTCCATGTATTatgtcatttttttccttttaatgtCTTCTGTCAGCTAATGGTATAAATCAAAGTGGTAAAAAGTAGAATAGAATCCTGAATACTTTTCTCCAATGTGCAGGGGTTGCTATTTGGTTTTGTGCTCACCTTATATGCCTAAGATTGGCCCATAATGCTATGGACTCCATTTGCttattaaaggaaaacattttgGGTAAGCTATGTCCTAACTTGATTGCCAATTTTGGCTGTCAGCTCTTCAATCTAAtcttcttttctcttattttggAGCATTCAACTCTCTGGAAAGAAGAGAGCAACAGTAGCAGACATCTGCAACTAAGGGACTACAATCTTTTGCTATCATTGTGTTTGCAAGATAGTGATATTCTTTTGGTTATAGAAGTGCTTTACAGAGAGTGTATGTATAGCCTGAGTTTTTTGCTAAAATCTCAGTGTCAAGGTACATATGCTCATTCAAATTTTTCATATCTATTATTACATTGAACCTGATATTTTTGGTtaataattgaatttcttttccaGTTTCATTTTGTCACA contains:
- the LOC132046034 gene encoding uncharacterized protein LOC132046034 — its product is MEEKIQRRSYCKWISLSTFIRLLTDESPRLRSALRYTIHGKSFDAERFIDVMQAFENFITAAKSGGGESLNGRMAELGIMQSQTNSIIPFPSSSAYQTEQPIQTRAALAFLLSDKGNFFCEFPLDEVRLLDH